One Carettochelys insculpta isolate YL-2023 chromosome 1, ASM3395843v1, whole genome shotgun sequence genomic window, GGAGCAGAAAGTGAGAGGAGAAATAAGCTTCAAAAAAGTCTCTGTTCTCAGGGGGCTATAACTGAGCTTCAGGGCTCACAAGCTGTACAGTGCAGAGTCTTGCGTGGCTGCCGCAcaaccctgctccccaccctcagctgCATTTATCTAGCTTCCCTCTGCTCTCCTGATTGGCCTGTGGGCCCCTTCCTGGCATGCTCAGTGCATTAGGAACAGCAGCGCCAGAGAACAAGGAGCCCAGCGGGGAACAGGGGAAAGGAGGTAGAAATAATGCAAGGAGTTAGCGGGGGAAGGATGGGTGAGCGACAAGGGCAAGGCCCcctgagaatgtgtggagagggGTCAGGATGTGACAAACCCATGAGTTCTGTGTACACCAGTTTTGCAGTATTTGACACTGGCACAACAAAATAAGGTCAGAAAGGGGTTTAATGTTTCTCTGTCCAGTAAGTAAGTGTTCCAGGGAAGAGGACCCAGCACGATGACACCCACTGACACTGAGCAAAGAGCACGCTGAGCGCCCGAATTTAAGGAGACAACTTTAAGTCCCTTTCTGAAAAAAGAGTTGGAAGAGCCTACTCCGGATCTCTTTACTCCTCACCCcgtagatgatggggtttagcatggGGGGCACCAGGAGATAGGCATTGGCAATGAGCACATGGAAATGCACAGCCACATTGTCGTCAAAACGGTATGTGAGGGAGGAAAACAGAGCCGAAAAGTAAAAGGTGAACATGGCATAGAAGTGGGAGCTACAGGTCCTAAAAGTCTTGAGCCGGATATATTTAGTTGGGAGGCtgaagatggccctgaggatctgggAATAGGAGGTGGCAACCAAAAATACATCCAGACCAATTACTGAGAATAACACAAAGAGGCCATAGTAGCTACTGATGTGGGTGCTAgcacaggccagcttcaccacaGCCATGTGCTCACAGTGTGTGTGGGGAATGATTCTGTTACTGCAATATGGCCATCTCCTAGCTAGGAAGACATAGGGCATTACAGAGATGCCACCacgcagcagcacagccagaaaGATCTTGGCCACAAGGGTATTGgtcaggatggtggaatgtctcaggggatggcagatggccacataacgatcaaaagccatggccacaaagatCCCAGACTCAGTAATTGCAAAGCAATTGAGGAagtacatctgggtgaggcaggcactgaAATGTATCTCCCTGGAActgaaccagaagatgctcagcGTTTTGGGCATGATGGACGTGCACAGGACAAGGTCAGTggcagccagcatgcagaggaaatagtacatgggcacATGGAGTCTTGGCTCCATCTTCACAATGAACAGGATAGAGAAGTTCCCCAAGAGGGCTATAACATATACGgtacagaaggggatggagatccagacatgggACACCTCCAGcccaggaatgcccagcaggatgaaggtggaggggttgATGAAGCTGGTGGTGTTGTAATCTGACATGGAGTAGGGGAGGTGTCCAACTCTGACGCAGAATTTTGTCTCTTATACGTATCACACGTTCTCCTGACTTCAGGTATGTGCCCAGGATCTAGGAAGATGGTCTCAGTACAAATGCCTGGATGGAGAGACAAAGTTAATATGAGACACTTCATTTGTAACTGGAGGATGAGCTGATGGGTTAAGCAGGTTGGTCACCATTCACACACtgaaaaatgacattttcattaTTCAGAGAAATAAAGGATGAACCCTCAACCAAAGTAATTCTGATTCCATATGATATGATCCTTCATGCACCCATGATACATATGCCTCCTGGTGTGCTCcttatgtcagcacctcattagcatcttctgaaatccctcattaacttgccccttctgaaagagacgtgtagtgtggtcacagcccagctgccattACATGGGtgagtgaaccacacccagtaagCATGGGTTACATAAAAAAAAACACCGGCTCATTTGCAGCAGTGGCCAAAACACAGAAGACAGATGTCAGATGCCTAAAGAATGTGATAGAAAATAAACTTCTTTCTCCATGAGATCAGGATCAGTCACACAGTCTCTGCGAAGGATCAGACAGATGGAAAGGGGATTTCTGAGACAGGCTATGAGAATGGGGGAGAATGCTACACATGGAAAGACTGAAATGTCTGGGGCTCCTTAGGGTAGGGTGGAGATAGAAAAGAAGGGCTATGATAGAAGATAATAaatagaaaggaaaggaaatagaaGAGAACATTTCCCAACCAGTAACACATAAAAGCACTTTATGCTTTAAAAGGGGTTAATTCCCCAAAGCTGATACCAATTTGGAAAGAATCATTTAGCTAGAAAACTGGGAAAGAGCTTGGgagtttgtaaaaaaaaaaactttattagGGAGCAAAAAAGTCGTGATTCCATAGTCAAAATATTGGACAATTCTGGCTAAACCCCTTCTGCAGCGGCAAAGGGAAAGTAGTTGTGGGGGGGAAAGCAATAAAAAGATAGCAGCAGTTATACAAATTGGAAATTGTTAAGCTAGATAAGGCACAGTGAAGACAACAGAGATAGATGCATCTTTGGAGGATTTAAGGAAAGGAAAAGCACATTAAGAAGGACAGAACATGTGGAAAAGTTTTAGGGCAATTCCTAGGTATAGAAAGGAAACTTGTTATTGTGGCAGAAAAGATATGTTCAAGGAATGGTTTTGGTCTGCATTTGGCTAGAAACACAATGAGGTAGTCCTACCACATGAGGAGAAGGAACACTTTTCAGAACATGGGTCAAGGAGGGTGTCAAGCAGCATTGAAAGTATATTTGTATAGTTTGGGAcatcagagttatgaactgatcCATCAGGCACACACCTCGCATGGAACTAGAAGCACACAACTGGGCATAGGCAGAGCCaaaaaaggctgaaaaaaaaaagtgaatgcaTATCAGTTCCCTCTGGAAAAAATGGAAAGGATGGCAAGTCAAAAAAGTCAGAAAAGTCATTAATGTCAGTCAGCAATGCAGCTTATGGAAAACTGGTTTTGTCAAATATTCCTGAATACCGCCTTCAGTGAGAGAATTTATTTAGCTGATCAAAAGACCTTTGCAGCTACTATAAATATCCATTTCTTTGGGACATTTGATTAACAGGGGAAAATATTCAGCTACAAAAATGAAGACTATAAATCTCAGTAGGTCAGACACAAAATGAACTAAAAACTGGCCACGTAGCCAACCACAGAAAGCAGTTGTGAGTGGGCCACGATCAGTGAACAGGACAGGAGAAGATGGAATGATTCAAACTATACCATGGCAGGCTTTGCTGAAATCTCACAAAATTCCTCTTGTAGACAAGGCTTTACACATACAAGACATTGTGCTCAATACTGGGGCAAAGGGGTGAAATGTAacagcctggctgtggccacactgcccccacctttggcagggggcatgctaatgagccacttcagcagatgctaataagggactaacatgaatatgcagtgcctcattggcataacagcagctgcaagcaattcaaaagtgctggtttcaaaacacacaccgaTTATGCttctgggggccttttgaaacctaccccctgattttgaaagcctcttctacaaaaaaaacaaatgggaagaacagacttttgaaatcaggggatcatttcaaaagacccccagttatatgggtggcatgtgtttcaaaactggcattctcaaagtgtgcacagctgccgttatgataatgaggtgctgcatattcatggtaatgcctcattagcatctgctgaagtggcttccaaaaggagggggtaaggtggccacagccactgtgttATACAGCAGAGCAGATTGGATGATCTGTTGGTCCCATCTAATAGTCCTTATAAATCTATGGATAAAGAGAGTACATCAGCCACATACATTTACTCTGTCTCATAAAAGACGAACAAAGGAAAATTCAATTACAATGAAAGTTTAAATATGTAACAGTGATAAAAGAAAATTGTTATCATAAACTATATTTAGCCTCTAGGAGAATGTTGGGgctaacttcttggtacaagcactgaaggaaccgaccagggaccATGCGCATCttgacaaacagggaagaaccagAAGAAGAAACAGAATTGGGAGGAAACCTggactgcagtgaccatgagatcgtagatgtcaggatccagacaaaaggaagaaaggtgagcagtaacatacagacccttaatttcaggagagcagacttcgactccctgagagaaaggctgagcaggatcccttgggaaatgaagatgaaggggaaaagagttcaagagaactggcagtgttttaaagaagtcttaatgaaggcacaggaacaaaccatcctgctgcataataagaaatgcaaacatggtagacaaccagcttggcttaatgcgGAAATTCTTAGtcatcttaaattaaaaaaggatgcacacaagaaaaggaaacacggacaattgactaaggaggagtataaacatacagctggagaatgccaggaggtaatcaggaaagtgaaagcacaattggaactgcagatgacaagggacgtgaagagtaacaagaagggtttctacaggcatgttaacaacaaacaggttatcagagaaggtgtgggaccattactgg contains:
- the LOC142002335 gene encoding olfactory receptor 52E4-like encodes the protein ETKFCVRVGHLPYSMSDYNTTSFINPSTFILLGIPGLEVSHVWISIPFCTVYVIALLGNFSILFIVKMEPRLHVPMYYFLCMLAATDLVLCTSIMPKTLSIFWFSSREIHFSACLTQMYFLNCFAITESGIFVAMAFDRYVAICHPLRHSTILTNTLVAKIFLAVLLRGGISVMPYVFLARRWPYCSNRIIPHTHCEHMAVVKLACASTHISSYYGLFVLFSVIGLDVFLVATSYSQILRAIFSLPTKYIRLKTFRTCSSHFYAMFTFYFSALFSSLTYRFDDNVAVHFHVLIANAYLLVPPMLNPIIYGVRSKEIRSRLFQLFFQKGT